One window of the Maledivibacter sp. genome contains the following:
- a CDS encoding aminotransferase class III-fold pyridoxal phosphate-dependent enzyme, with protein sequence MEVYKYDKNQELFNRAIKVIPTGVYGHLGPVNSCFIPVSAYPFFGARAKGSYFWDVDGNRFIDYMCAYGPNVLGYNDEDVDKAVEKQMKLGNCTTSPSPIMIELAELMVDTIDMADWAFFAKNGGDVTSFATMVAKAATGRKKVILVKGGYHGVAPWTQKLGYSGITEEDVVNNIYVEWNNYGQVEKVIKENPGEIACFMATPYHHPVFQDSELPDRDYWQKIRKLCTDNGIVLAIDDVRCGFRLDMKGSDHYFGFKADLMCFCKALGNGWNFSALCGSDALKDAASSVMYTGSYWMSAIPFAAGIACINKLKKLKAPRLMQEMGKRLTDGLIDIGKGHGFNLKVTGIPSMWYMRITNDDSLMLHQEWIAECVRRGAYFTNHHNLFMNCSITDEDIKLTHEIADEAFRFVKKRHPELL encoded by the coding sequence GTGGAGGTTTATAAATATGATAAAAATCAAGAATTATTTAATAGAGCCATAAAGGTTATTCCCACAGGTGTCTATGGACATTTAGGACCAGTAAATAGCTGTTTTATTCCAGTAAGTGCCTATCCGTTTTTTGGAGCTAGAGCAAAGGGATCATATTTTTGGGATGTGGATGGTAATAGGTTCATTGATTATATGTGTGCCTATGGGCCAAATGTCTTGGGATATAACGATGAAGATGTTGATAAAGCTGTGGAAAAGCAAATGAAATTAGGGAACTGTACTACTTCACCATCACCTATAATGATAGAGCTTGCAGAGCTGATGGTTGATACCATAGATATGGCGGATTGGGCTTTTTTTGCTAAAAATGGAGGGGATGTAACTAGTTTTGCAACAATGGTTGCTAAAGCGGCTACAGGAAGAAAGAAGGTTATATTAGTCAAGGGTGGTTATCATGGGGTAGCTCCATGGACTCAAAAGCTTGGATATTCAGGGATTACTGAGGAAGATGTTGTAAATAACATCTATGTTGAGTGGAATAACTATGGGCAGGTGGAAAAAGTAATAAAGGAAAATCCAGGGGAAATAGCATGTTTTATGGCGACGCCATATCATCATCCGGTATTTCAAGATAGTGAATTGCCAGATCGGGATTATTGGCAAAAAATTAGGAAGCTATGTACAGATAATGGAATTGTACTTGCTATAGATGATGTTCGCTGTGGTTTTCGTTTGGATATGAAGGGGTCAGATCATTATTTTGGATTTAAAGCTGATTTGATGTGTTTTTGTAAAGCACTAGGGAATGGATGGAATTTTTCAGCTTTATGTGGAAGCGATGCATTAAAGGATGCCGCATCATCGGTTATGTATACCGGAAGCTATTGGATGTCTGCAATACCATTTGCAGCAGGTATCGCATGTATAAATAAACTTAAAAAGTTAAAGGCACCAAGGTTAATGCAGGAGATGGGAAAAAGGCTTACCGATGGGCTTATAGATATCGGTAAAGGTCACGGATTTAATCTTAAAGTTACTGGTATACCATCTATGTGGTATATGCGAATAACCAATGACGATTCCCTTATGCTGCATCAAGAGTGGATTGCTGAATGCGTACGTAGAGGAGCTTATTTTACAAATCATCATAATTTATTTATGAATTGTTCAATAACCGATGAAGATATTAAGCTTACCCA